AGATCTACAGAGACAgaaacagaggagagagagagagagagagagagagagagagagagatgaaggcATTTTCCATATTCATTGCGTTGTTCCTCATCTCAGGTTCATGTCCAGAGTACGCAAATTCACAGACAGATTCATGTGGCTCCAATCTCACGGCCGTCAACGGCGCTCAATTCCTATTCGACACTTCTTCTCTCAACTGCGACGCCGTTTGGACTGCCCAGGATTACATCCTCAgagtaactctctctctctctctctctctctctctctctctctctctctctctctctctctctctctctctctctctctctccaagtacATTTGCTTATAAAATGCTGCATGAAAACCATTGTTTTCGTTTTTCAGAGACAGTTGAATACGGCATTGCAATGAGTAGAATATACTTAGATGTTTATGTTCCCACCTCCAAAATTGAAATCTTGGAATTTCTTTGTGTTAACTTTGAATGCTACACTGAATCTCGATGGTGTTTTAGATCGTGTAGTAGAAAATACAAGAGTACTTCCACCTCCAAAAttagaatcataattaaaaaataggaTGCTTTCTACTCATCTAGATCTTGTTGTTGCGTCATTTGTAAACTCTTTCTGAGCCCACCTCGAGGATCGGAATCATTTATCTTGTTTGTAAAAATTCATAGCAAATAACATACTGATTTCTAAAACGTTATttaatttcaaaacacaaatatGCCCACCGGAAGTATTCTGCAATTGCGTGCTTATTAATATGCAATTATCTTAACGAGCTTTAAAAGATGAACCATTAATACATCAAAGTTAACTCCAGGTGATGTACAAAAAGCCGAGTCGAGAGGAATTTTGGACCCTTACCAATTTACCATTGACTAAGTACTAATGGGTGGTTCCGCTAAACTatatttttacaaatttttaggTAGGGTATTCTCCTCATATACATTGACTACAGGTAATACCATTTAACGAAATAACATGACTAATGGGATTAGcctgaaacaaaagaaatataGCGGAAATGCACCCTAATTGCAGCATAAATATGATTTGTTTACAGTATGCACAAGCATCCCCGAACGTGTGGAGCTTCGTTCTCTCAGCTCCAAACATTGACTGTTACGTAGCCATGGGATTTTCCCCCAACGGCGACATGGTGGGTTCGAGCGCGATCGTGGGTTGGGTCGACTCCGACGGCGTCGGCGGTGTGAAACAGTACTACCTCGGGGGCCAAACGCCGGCCCAGGTGCTACCGGACCAAGGGAACCTCGTTATAATCGGGAATTCAACCTCTATCGTAGCTGTTGACTCGACTATATACATGGGTTTCCAGTTGAACGCCTCCACGCCGAGGAACCAGCTGATTTATTCCGTCGGACCCGCCGGGATATTACCTTCTTCGCCGTCGTACCGGTTGACTCAGCACCAAAATATGGTCACCACTACAATGAATTATCTCACAGGTACGTACGACCGCAGTAGAATAGAACTCAATTGcgttttctatttttcatttttgttggtgTTTTTAGATTTTGTAGATCTGATTTCCTTGAAATACGGACAAGCTCGTTCAATGCATGCACGTGGGTTTGCATGTCGGATTCGGGATCGGATCCGGTCAAGTTTTTCCCGACTagttttgtccattttttataTCTGGGTTGTCAAAAAGTAATTGGATGGTCCAGACAGGGCCGACTCTGAGATTCTTAGGGTCTAAGTCGAACTTGTAAAATAGGtcctatgttttcttttaaaaaaaataacctcaaaaggaaaataaaatcataaGAATGAAAAAAGGTAGCGAGCTGCTTGGTTGAGAATCGAACCTTACTTGAATCGAACCTTACTTCTGCTGTGTAGCAATACTTAGACTTACCACTTCGCCAACTACCTCCTTTGGTCGATGGAAGCactaattaaatatatattacatacatAGGTATACATATTTGGGCCCCAATTTTTGGCCAAATTTCGGGGGCTTAAGTCCACCGCCTTGTCCGCCTTagctcagggccggccctgggtcTAGATTTGTTCCGGgtgttttgaatattttttaataaaaatttaccCAAACAAATCTGAGTCGCTCAAAAGACTTTTGGACGGCTCCgattaaaaaattgaacgaAACTAGTCGAGGAGAAACTTGATAGGATCCGACCCGTAGAATTCATAGGCATCCAACGACTTCAAGTATGGTACTATTTAGATTGAGTTTGTGTTTGGATATACATGTCTTgtgacatttttgttttttcaatttcgaCTATGTTTCCATTGACAATTTTGTGTTACGACTTATTATATTTTGACTAGTCACATTTTGACTAGTCGTTCATATTAATCAACAAGTTTTGCATCTCATTGGTCAGCAAAAACAATTTAACAattttcaactctctctctctctctctctctctctctctctcaacaaccttgaagtttttcaacaacttattgaTTAGTGGGAATAatttaacatttttcaataacaaGTGATCCGTAGGTTGTTGGCTACCGGAAACATCGTACCCTAGATGAAATTGTAAAGTACATGTGTTTGGAacactttttgaaaatattagtAGGGTAATcagtgaagagagataaagagagaaatgattggAGGTAGGAGGAATCTTTTCAAAAAGTGTTCCAAACAAGACAAGAAACCAGAAGATCGAATACAAaagtttgtttaaatttttaccataaattacaaaaatgcaaATATTCTGACGAAAATGAAAAGGTCGATTGAACAAATCCAGGCTTTAGATACCTTAAACGCACGATTGGTTAATTAAGCCTTAAGCCTAAGGGGTCGGCTCACTCATTAAGATTCAAGACTTAGAGTTTACTCCTCTTATCTAAAGTTCGAGATATTTGAGTGCTGTCACTTTTTTCgggtgcaaattttttttataaccggatgccCGGGTCAGCTTCCGCACTGCCGCACACATCGACTAATTCTGGAgtcctgaagttaacgaccagACAAACTTCAACTAGTCCTAAGGTGTGGAATATTTGGCTTTCGTGGGATTTCGAACTTGCTTTTTATTCACATTTGATACTACGTCTTATATTTGTTTATTCTAGTGTAATACGTGGTGTGCATACATACGCATgtaaatactttttgaaatgtCTCACTCTCAGCTGGTCTGAACTTTTCTAAAGTTTATTAACAACTGCTGTTGGTTTGGTCCTACCAAaagtatatataactatatattgtTCGTGTAATACTATATgcgattatatatatatatatatatatatatatatgtatatattgcTTGTGCGTAATCGGTTCATACAAATCTGAGTTATCAAAAGTATATGTACATGTAGCGTCACTGTCAAATGTGACAAGATTGTCCCTAAGTTTTGTAATTTTCGCAACCCAGTACCAAAAAGCTAAAAGAGAAACAGTGGCGGacgtaaaaaaatttcaaaagaaaacttGTATGAGAACTATTTAATATTTTCGGTtgattgtataaaaaaatttcaaaagaaaacttATTATGCCTTTAGCTTTTTTTGGGAATAGGGAAGGcaattaacaaatgtttttcaACTTTCATTAACCTAACTGATGACTTTCTGAATTTTATTTCTACTGATTAAGACAATAGACTCCCCTGGCAGACGTTTGAAGAAGGCTTTAATTACTGCTTAAgcctttgtttgtttttttggatatatttttcgaaaaatctatgagtaccgaccattgggggagagaaaacgtaccgacggccgccggcgggccgtctccggccaccggacggccgatccgagccgttcaaaaattctaaaaaataaaaccgagggggtcaacgcgggaatcaagggcatccgaggtgtttagggtgcttgatcaaagcacccttttttcgtgtatatatgtacacacacatatatacacgaaaaaagggtgctttgatcaagcaccctaaacacctcggatgcccttgattcccgcgctgaccccctcggttttattttttagaatttttgaacggctcggatcggccgtccggtggccggagacggcccgccggcggccgtcggtacgttttccctccccgtggtcggtacatatagcctATATTTTTATTGGGACCAAAGTGAATTGATTAATGAAGAGATACTTACTCTCTGTCCATTCTTGTTACCTCCACCTAACATGTCTCCACCTCCAGTCAACGTCTCACCTACACCCCAAAAGATTCTAAATggagttgaaattttttggagagGGATTAAAATCCGGATCATACATTTGAATAATTAATGGCTCGAAGTTAATCAGAGACTTCTCGAGTCCAAACTTGAACTACAGAAAATCTCATCGttatgagaaaaaaagaaagagttataGTTGCTCACCAAATCTCATCGTTTTATTTGATAAATggtgaaaaacaaaataatcctTTCATTTATACACATTcccaaggacggaaccaggattttaccctagcagtggcgaaatgtatactaaaaaaactTAGTGGTGGcgaaactatataagttgggcataaattttttttttacatataataattgcattttttaaaattcttgtcgtggcggacgccgctactagaccccccctgatcccatccttgcaCATTCCTCATCATTTCTCACCCATTTATCTAAATAGTGCTGAGAAtctctattcttttcttttctgaccAAATCCCTCAAAagtttgcttagcaaaaaaataaatccctCAAAAGTTAATTACCTTATCATAGTTGCTGGCTGAGCAAATACATGTGTAAAACGGCCCGCTGGCCCATCAGAAGTCTGCCTCAACATATTGGGCCCAGCTCAGACCACCCCAAATTTGGACCAACTCTGGCCCAGCCCATTACCATGGGTTTTATCTGGGCcacattaattatcaaaatacgtctttggccgtcattttccctttctcttttagTCTGTTATTGGTTCGGGCCAATCATCTTTTTGGGCCTGTTTTTTTGGAGATTTCTTATAAAAATTATGGTTTTCGGACATAATTTTCTACTTTTCCTATTTCCCTCATGGAGATGAAACAATAATCCACACGTTTagagcaaaactaacaaatgagaaaaaaaaattaaattaaaaaacaacGAAGTGGATTTTTTAAActaacaaatggaaaaaaaattgaatttaaaaaaaaaaaaacaaagcggATTTTTTAGGAAAACTTTGCCTAACCTCCAAAATACTTTGCCCTCCAAAACACCTTTTTgacattaatttttattttggaggGAAATAGTGCTTCTACCcatcctccatttgagaggattgTACTTTCATCCTTGTCAGAGGATGAAAATAGTTCATACTCTATATTTGGAGGAATTGAGACAAAAAGGGAATTTTGAAGGATGAATTTTGAatgaattgagaaaaaaaaatgttttggaagATGAGTCGGAGCAACTCCATTCTCCCAAAAAAACCTTTTTGGAGGGCAAAAAAGTGTTTGGGAGGATTGGTGGATATGCCCTTAAAAAAAGCAGACTTCACAAAGTTCTTGATgatttcccttatttttttgtcttttttcttaacAGGTCAAACTCAAACGGTAAAAGCTCCATACTCAAACCTGAAAAAGAACCATGGGATCTTGAACATGTTGGGGTGGGGGATCCTACTGCCGATTGGCGCGATCGTCGCTCGTCACTGCAAGGAATGGGATCCAATCTGGTTTTACTCCCACATCTCAATCCAATCACTTGGTTTTATTTTGGGTTTAGCAGGTATATCTTGTGGTTTTGTCTTGGAACACAAGCTCAGTGCCATTGTCAGCCACCACAAAGGCATTGGCATCTTCATTCTCATACTAGGGTGCCTTCAGGTATATATGTCAACTGTCATCATTTTAATCTCATCTCAAGTATTTTTGTTGCATTCTTAGTCCAATTCATCTCTAGTTGCCAATATACATTTCATTCTTACTAATCTCCGAATGATTCCTTTTTTGCTTTCCTTGAAAGATGCTCTACTATTTTTAGTACACAGAATTGAAGTGCGGTATCCCGTCACCTCTGCTAGGGAGTATTGCTTCGTCACACTACAACAGTATCTGTAGGGGACCCTACCGCACCCACGTCGGGCCAAAGCTAAGGTCCCACCACGCATGGGTAGTGTTAGTAGTATATTTAGCCTCAATGAGAGGCTATAAGAATTTGAACCTGGGCTTGTCCAACCAAGTCCAAGTTCCTACCCACTGAACCAACCCCTCATTGGTGCGTGATACTTATAGCTCAATTACTTGTTAGTCATGGTAGATATTAGAGAAGTGATTTATCACGTCAATACTGACTAAACTGTTTGTTGTGGATATTATTTTTCCAAGTTTTTATGCACTTGACACTGTGAAAGGACTAAGAAAATAATGATGTCAATGTTTGCTCTTATTCCTTACAGATGATGGCAATTTTGGCTAGGCCTGATAAGGCCTCCAAGCGTAGAAAATACTGGAACTGGTACCATCACAATGTGGGAAGGCTAATGATATTTTTTGCAGTAGTGAATGTTTTCTATGGAATTCATCTGGGCTTGGCTGGGAGAGGATGGGATGTTGGTTATGGTATTGTTCTTGTAGGGTTGTTCATCATTGCTGCTGTTTTGGAGGTTAGGATGTGGATGAGGAAATAGATTGTTTGATGTACACATAATTGTATGTTGCTTCATGTATTTTGATCGCTATTGTTTTGGTGAAAGTTTTTTGCATATGTgaaaatctatctctctctctctctcatcattgcTGCTGTTTTGGAGGTTAGGATGTGGATGAGGAAATAGATAGTGTAGTTGTTTGATGTACACATAATTGTATGTTGCTTCATGTATTTTGATCGCTATTGTTTTGGTGAACGTTTTTGCATATgggaaaatctctctctctctctctctctctctctctctctctctctctctctctctctctctctcttttagtTAAATTAGCACCTTGAATGAATGAGTTGAGCTCATGATTTTTCCTTATACCTAAGGGCATCTTTGATGCTGTCAAGCCAAAGGTCTCTTGGTACAGTCACCTTGGAAGAGGAGACCGTCTAAGTTTGAGAGATAAAtctgctttgtttggtttggtttttgaaaaaatacgAGTATTTCCCAAACTCAAAAAACATTTATTATtcctatttttaa
The sequence above is a segment of the Rhododendron vialii isolate Sample 1 chromosome 13a, ASM3025357v1 genome. Coding sequences within it:
- the LOC131314885 gene encoding cytochrome b561 and DOMON domain-containing protein At3g07570-like isoform X1; translation: MKAFSIFIALFLISGSCPEYANSQTDSCGSNLTAVNGAQFLFDTSSLNCDAVWTAQDYILRYAQASPNVWSFVLSAPNIDCYVAMGFSPNGDMVGSSAIVGWVDSDGVGGVKQYYLGGQTPAQVLPDQGNLVIIGNSTSIVAVDSTIYMGFQLNASTPRNQLIYSVGPAGILPSSPSYRLTQHQNMVTTTMNYLTGQTQTVKAPYSNLKKNHGILNMLGWGILLPIGAIVARHCKEWDPIWFYSHISIQSLGFILGLAGISCGFVLEHKLSAIVSHHKGIGIFILILGCLQMMAILARPDKASKRRKYWNWYHHNVGRLMIFFAVVNVFYGIHLGLAGRGWDVGYGIVLVGLFIIAAVLEVRMWMRK
- the LOC131314885 gene encoding cytochrome b561 and DOMON domain-containing protein At3g07570-like isoform X2, with protein sequence MKAFSIFIALFLISGSCPEYANSQTDSCGSNLTAVNGAQFLFDTSSLNCDAVWTAQDYILRYAQASPNVWSFVLSAPNIDCYVAMGFSPNGDMVGSSAIVGWVDSDGVGGVKQYYLGGQTPAQVLPDQGNLVIIGNSTSIVAVDSTIYMGFQLNASTPRNQLIYSVGPAGILPSSPSYRLTQHQNMVTTTMNYLTGQTQTVKAPYSNLKKNHGILNMLGWGILLPIGAIVARHCKEWDPIWFYSHISIQSLGFILGLAGISCGFVLEHKLSAIVSHHKGIGIFILILGCLQMMAILARPDKASKRRKYWNWYHHNVGRLMIFFAVVNVFYGIHLGLAGRGWDVGYGIVLVGLFIIAAVLEVRMWMRK